The following proteins come from a genomic window of Sphingosinicella flava:
- a CDS encoding HlyD family secretion protein — protein MSDTVMTADTAPSDTKPKKPAWRTFLMLSVPLLLAIVGGYFWLTSGRYVATDNAYVAQDKVSVSAEVGGAIAQVHVRENQRVKKGDLLFVLDQRPYRLALAQAEAQMAAARVQVNQLQTASAGTGADIEGARANLAYTQKEFSRYAELLERGFTTRVRYEEAQHAVQEARERLANAEADAATARAALAGEGATNQPAVEAARVAREKALLDLQRTEIRAPADGFVSQADRLQAGNAVVAGVPVLTIVRSGDTWVEANYKETDLAKMTVGQPAEIELDAYPGLKVQGHVASIGAGTGSEFSVLPAQNATGNWVKVTQRVPVRIALDETPGRPFIAGLSAEVTVDTEGRASQRVATR, from the coding sequence ATGAGCGACACGGTAATGACGGCCGATACGGCCCCCTCCGACACGAAACCGAAAAAGCCGGCGTGGCGCACATTTCTGATGCTGTCGGTGCCGTTGCTGCTCGCGATCGTGGGCGGTTATTTCTGGCTGACGTCCGGCCGCTATGTCGCGACCGACAATGCCTATGTCGCCCAGGACAAGGTGTCGGTGAGCGCCGAGGTGGGCGGCGCGATCGCGCAGGTGCATGTCCGCGAGAACCAGCGGGTGAAGAAAGGCGACCTGCTGTTCGTCCTCGACCAGCGCCCCTATCGCCTCGCGCTCGCCCAGGCCGAGGCGCAGATGGCGGCGGCGCGGGTGCAGGTGAACCAGCTCCAGACCGCGTCGGCGGGCACGGGCGCCGATATCGAAGGCGCGCGGGCGAACCTTGCCTACACGCAGAAGGAATTTTCCCGTTACGCCGAGCTTCTCGAGCGCGGCTTCACCACCCGTGTGCGCTATGAAGAGGCCCAGCATGCGGTGCAGGAGGCGCGCGAACGGCTTGCCAACGCTGAGGCGGACGCCGCGACCGCGCGTGCGGCGCTCGCCGGAGAGGGCGCTACAAACCAGCCCGCCGTCGAAGCGGCACGCGTTGCGCGCGAAAAGGCGCTGCTCGACCTGCAGCGCACCGAAATCCGCGCCCCGGCCGACGGCTTCGTCAGCCAGGCCGACCGCCTACAGGCTGGCAATGCCGTTGTGGCGGGCGTTCCGGTGCTGACCATCGTGCGGAGCGGCGACACGTGGGTCGAGGCCAATTACAAGGAAACCGACCTTGCCAAGATGACGGTCGGCCAGCCCGCCGAGATCGAGCTCGACGCCTATCCCGGCCTCAAGGTCCAGGGCCATGTCGCCAGCATCGGCGCGGGGACGGGATCGGAATTTTCCGTCCTGCCCGCGCAGAATGCGACCGGCAATTGGGTGAAAGTGACGCAGCGCGTGCCCGTCCGCATCGCGCTCGACGAAACGCCGGGCCGGCCGTTCATCGCGGGCCTCTCGGCGGAAGTGACGGTGGATACGGAAGGCCGGGCATCGCAGCGGGTTGCCACGCGCTAG
- a CDS encoding Crp/Fnr family transcriptional regulator, whose translation MIEKLLLKLRARDTISAEEERALEDAVSEVREIPDNKTIVSPGEELAVSTLLLDGFLARYKDLRDGQRQITELHVPGDFADLHSFTLKRLDHNVGTLTPCKIALVPHERLERITEAFPHLTRLLWFSTNLDAAIHREWEVSLGRRSAFARVAHLFCELYHRLSIVGLTDGLSYDFALTQTDVSECLGLTAVHVNRTLRELRESDLLEFRGRKVVISNLAALQAAAEFDADYLYLDSRPR comes from the coding sequence ATGATCGAAAAACTGCTCCTGAAACTACGTGCCCGCGACACCATCTCGGCTGAGGAAGAGCGTGCCTTGGAAGATGCGGTCAGCGAGGTCAGGGAGATACCCGACAACAAGACGATCGTTTCACCGGGTGAAGAACTGGCCGTTTCGACCCTCCTGCTCGACGGCTTTCTCGCCCGCTACAAGGATCTGCGCGACGGGCAGCGGCAGATCACCGAGCTTCACGTTCCGGGCGATTTCGCCGATCTCCACAGCTTCACCCTGAAGCGGCTCGATCATAATGTCGGCACCTTGACCCCCTGCAAGATCGCTCTCGTTCCCCACGAACGGCTGGAGAGGATTACCGAAGCCTTTCCCCATCTCACGCGTCTTCTGTGGTTTTCGACCAATCTCGATGCCGCGATCCACCGGGAGTGGGAGGTGTCGCTCGGCCGCCGTTCCGCCTTCGCGCGCGTGGCCCACCTGTTCTGCGAGCTGTATCATCGCCTTAGCATCGTCGGCCTGACCGATGGGTTATCCTACGATTTCGCGCTGACCCAGACGGATGTGTCCGAATGCCTCGGCCTGACCGCCGTCCACGTGAACCGCACCTTGCGGGAACTTCGGGAATCCGATTTGCTGGAATTTCGCGGGCGGAAGGTCGTCATTTCCAACCTCGCGGCCTTGCAAGCCGCGGCGGAGTTCGATGCAGACTATCTCTACCTCGACTCCCGCCCGCGCTGA
- a CDS encoding MarR family winged helix-turn-helix transcriptional regulator, with product MQTLGFDLAETARLMRRDFDRRAVALGATRAQWRVLARLWRQDGLRQVDLADALDVEPITLCRMVDRLEEAGLVERRRDEEDRRAWRIHLTAKAEPVVRELQAIGAAFHADALDGISPAEQDAVANVLARIRANLKERKAA from the coding sequence ATGCAGACATTGGGATTCGATCTGGCGGAAACGGCGCGGCTGATGCGGCGGGATTTCGATCGGCGGGCGGTGGCGCTCGGCGCGACGCGTGCGCAGTGGCGGGTTCTGGCCCGGTTGTGGCGGCAGGATGGGTTGCGGCAGGTCGACCTTGCCGATGCTCTGGACGTAGAGCCCATCACCCTCTGCCGCATGGTCGACCGGCTGGAAGAGGCCGGGCTCGTCGAACGCCGCAGGGATGAAGAGGATCGCCGCGCATGGCGCATCCATCTCACCGCCAAAGCCGAGCCGGTGGTCCGGGAACTGCAGGCGATCGGGGCGGCCTTCCATGCCGATGCGCTGGATGGAATTTCACCGGCCGAGCAGGACGCCGTCGCGAACGTGCTCGCCCGGATCAGAGCCAATTTGAAAGAGCGGAAAGCGGCATGA
- a CDS encoding competence/damage-inducible protein A — protein sequence MDTERIWTAGLVIIGDEILSGRTQDKNVAQIASWLNLQGIRLAEVRIVPDVEARIVEAVNALRAAYDYLFTTGGIGPTHDDITVDAIAAALGVPVVVHPKARAILEAYYESRGGITEARLRMARVPEGADLIENRMSGAPGIRIGNIFILAGVPHITTLMLEALSGTLEGGKPLLSRTVGCWVAESEVADLLAATEKAHRECQIGSYPFFKEGRVGANFVVRSTEPDALNACIETLIDALTGNGREIVDGAI from the coding sequence ATGGATACGGAACGGATCTGGACGGCGGGACTCGTCATCATCGGTGACGAAATCTTGTCCGGGCGCACGCAGGATAAGAATGTCGCGCAAATCGCTTCATGGCTGAACCTGCAGGGCATTCGCCTGGCCGAAGTGCGGATCGTGCCTGATGTGGAGGCGCGGATCGTCGAAGCGGTGAACGCCCTGCGCGCGGCATATGATTATCTGTTCACCACCGGCGGCATCGGCCCGACCCATGACGACATCACGGTCGACGCGATCGCGGCGGCACTCGGCGTCCCGGTCGTCGTCCATCCGAAGGCGCGTGCGATCCTCGAGGCTTATTATGAAAGCCGGGGCGGCATCACCGAAGCGCGGCTCCGGATGGCACGGGTGCCCGAAGGCGCGGATTTGATCGAGAATCGCATGTCCGGCGCGCCCGGCATCCGTATCGGCAACATCTTCATCCTTGCCGGGGTGCCGCACATCACGACGCTGATGCTCGAAGCACTGTCGGGGACGCTGGAGGGCGGAAAACCGCTCCTGTCGCGCACCGTCGGCTGCTGGGTGGCGGAAAGCGAAGTGGCGGATCTGCTCGCGGCTACTGAAAAGGCGCATCGCGAATGCCAGATCGGCTCCTACCCCTTTTTCAAGGAAGGACGGGTGGGGGCGAATTTCGTCGTGCGCAGCACGGAGCCCGACGCGCTGAATGCCTGTATCGAGACGCTGATCGACGCGTTGACCGGCAATGGGCGCGAGATTGTCGACGGCGCGATCTAG
- the dgoD gene encoding galactonate dehydratase — protein sequence MKIARIETFYVPPRWLFVRVEADDGTAGWGEASLEGYAEAVAGAFEALRDRFIGQDPRRIEDIWQVAYRGGFYRGGPVLMSALAGLDQALWDLKGRHYGIPAWEMLGGKVRDRVRAYAWIGGDRPDDIAGAARARREQGFSAVKMNATAELDFLGAPALLGEVADRVRAAQGEGMDVGLDFHGRVHKPMAKQLAKMLEPLGLLFIEEPLLSEHPEGLVQIATLVSTPIALGERLYSRWDFKPFLASGAVDIIQPDLSHAGGLSECRRIAAMAEAYDVAVAPHCPLGPLALAACLQLAATSPNVVLQEMSLGIHYNAGYDLLSFVKEPAVLTPVEGHLPIPEGPGLGVDIDEDAVREAHQNPHRWRNPVWRHSDGSFAEW from the coding sequence ATGAAGATTGCGCGCATCGAGACTTTTTATGTTCCGCCTCGTTGGCTGTTCGTCCGTGTCGAGGCGGATGACGGCACGGCCGGCTGGGGCGAAGCGAGCCTTGAGGGTTATGCGGAGGCCGTGGCCGGTGCGTTCGAGGCCTTGCGGGACCGGTTCATCGGTCAGGATCCGCGGCGGATCGAGGACATTTGGCAAGTGGCGTATCGCGGCGGCTTCTATCGCGGCGGGCCGGTCTTGATGTCGGCGCTCGCCGGGCTCGATCAGGCCTTGTGGGACTTGAAGGGGCGGCATTACGGCATCCCTGCCTGGGAGATGCTCGGCGGCAAGGTCCGCGACCGGGTGCGCGCTTATGCCTGGATCGGCGGCGACCGGCCGGACGACATTGCCGGCGCCGCCAGGGCGCGGCGGGAACAGGGCTTCTCGGCGGTCAAGATGAACGCGACCGCCGAGCTCGACTTTCTCGGCGCGCCCGCGCTCTTGGGCGAGGTCGCCGACCGCGTCCGGGCCGCGCAAGGCGAGGGAATGGACGTCGGGCTCGACTTTCACGGCCGCGTCCACAAGCCGATGGCGAAGCAACTCGCCAAGATGCTGGAGCCGCTCGGCCTCCTCTTCATCGAAGAACCCCTGCTCTCGGAACATCCGGAAGGCCTCGTCCAGATCGCGACCCTCGTCAGCACGCCCATCGCGCTTGGCGAGCGCCTCTATTCGCGCTGGGACTTCAAGCCCTTCCTGGCGTCGGGCGCCGTCGACATCATCCAGCCGGACTTGAGCCATGCCGGGGGCCTCAGCGAATGCCGCAGGATCGCGGCGATGGCCGAAGCCTATGACGTCGCCGTGGCGCCGCACTGCCCGCTCGGACCGCTGGCGCTCGCCGCCTGTCTTCAGCTCGCCGCGACCAGCCCCAATGTCGTGCTTCAGGAAATGTCGCTCGGCATCCACTACAATGCCGGCTACGACCTGCTGAGCTTCGTCAAGGAGCCCGCCGTGCTGACCCCGGTCGAGGGCCACCTCCCCATCCCGGAAGGGCCGGGGCTCGGCGTCGACATCGACGAAGACGCCGTCCGCGAAGCCCACCAAAATCCCCACCGCTGGCGCAACCCGGTCTGGCGGCATTCGGACGGAAGTTTCGCTGAATGGTGA
- a CDS encoding DHA2 family efflux MFS transporter permease subunit: MAAPASAIARPEGLERILITIAVMLGTLMQVLDTTIANVALPHMQTSLGATSETINWVLTSYIVASAVAIPITGWLADKVGRKPLFLWTVIGFTAASVLCALAQNMPEMVLFRALQGVAGAFIVPLAQATLFDINPPEKHAKAMALFGGGVMIGPILGPVLGGWLTDSFNWRWVFLVNLPVGVLATVMLIRYLPATPRVSKRFDLFGFALLALAIGGLQMMLDRGEQRDWFESWEIWIELGIAVGGAWMFVVHMLTARNPIFDPRMFADRNFATGLFFMAVTGVLLLAGLALLPPLLQRLMGYSVLQSGFLTAPRGVGTLISMVIAGRLVGKIDARVLILTGFGLMALSLWQMSGFSLDMDSRPVITSGVVQGLGLGLIFVPLNTLAFGTLAARYRTTAASLLNLSRSIGGSVGISIVTTLLSRNLQVSHADIASSVTQSRLQGVDPALLDRLGTGGDTALAALNAEINRQAAMVAYIDDFHLMMLITLAALPLLLLLRQAKAPGGGPPVVAD; encoded by the coding sequence ATGGCCGCGCCCGCATCCGCCATCGCCAGGCCCGAGGGGCTGGAGCGTATCCTCATCACCATCGCGGTGATGTTGGGTACGCTGATGCAGGTGCTCGACACGACGATCGCCAACGTCGCGCTGCCCCATATGCAAACCAGCCTCGGCGCGACGTCGGAAACGATCAACTGGGTGCTGACCAGCTATATCGTCGCATCGGCCGTCGCGATTCCGATCACCGGCTGGCTGGCCGACAAGGTGGGCCGGAAACCGCTCTTCCTGTGGACGGTGATCGGCTTCACGGCCGCTTCGGTGCTGTGCGCGCTCGCGCAGAACATGCCGGAAATGGTGCTGTTCCGCGCGCTGCAGGGCGTGGCGGGCGCGTTCATCGTGCCGCTCGCTCAAGCGACCCTCTTCGACATCAACCCGCCCGAAAAGCACGCCAAGGCCATGGCCCTGTTCGGCGGCGGCGTGATGATCGGGCCGATTCTGGGGCCGGTGCTCGGCGGGTGGCTGACCGACAGCTTCAACTGGCGCTGGGTGTTTCTCGTCAACCTTCCGGTCGGCGTCCTCGCGACGGTCATGCTCATCCGCTACCTCCCCGCGACGCCCAGGGTATCGAAGCGCTTCGACCTGTTCGGCTTCGCCCTGCTCGCGCTCGCCATCGGCGGCCTGCAGATGATGCTCGACCGGGGCGAGCAGCGCGACTGGTTCGAAAGCTGGGAAATCTGGATCGAGCTCGGCATCGCCGTCGGCGGCGCCTGGATGTTCGTCGTCCATATGCTGACGGCCAGGAACCCGATCTTCGACCCCAGGATGTTCGCCGACCGCAATTTTGCGACCGGCCTCTTCTTCATGGCCGTGACGGGCGTGTTGCTGCTCGCGGGGCTCGCCTTGCTGCCGCCGCTTCTGCAGCGCCTGATGGGTTATTCGGTGCTGCAATCGGGCTTTCTTACCGCGCCGCGCGGCGTGGGCACCTTGATCTCCATGGTGATCGCCGGGCGGCTCGTCGGCAAGATCGATGCGCGCGTGCTGATCCTCACCGGCTTCGGGCTCATGGCCCTTTCGCTATGGCAGATGTCGGGCTTCTCGCTCGACATGGATTCGCGGCCGGTCATCACGTCCGGCGTGGTGCAGGGGCTGGGCCTCGGCCTGATCTTCGTGCCCTTGAACACGCTCGCGTTCGGCACGCTCGCGGCGCGCTACCGCACGACGGCGGCGAGCCTCCTCAATCTGTCGCGCAGCATCGGCGGATCGGTCGGCATTTCGATCGTCACGACCTTGCTGTCCCGCAATCTGCAGGTGAGCCACGCCGATATCGCGTCCAGCGTGACGCAGAGCCGGTTGCAAGGCGTCGATCCGGCCCTGCTGGACCGGCTGGGAACTGGCGGCGACACCGCGCTCGCCGCCTTGAACGCGGAGATCAACCGGCAAGCGGCGATGGTCGCTTATATCGACGATTTCCACTTGATGATGCTCATCACGCTTGCCGCCCTGCCTCTCCTCCTGCTGCTTCGTCAGGCGAAGGCGCCGGGCGGCGGCCCTCCGGTCGTCGCGGACTGA
- the glnA gene encoding type I glutamate--ammonia ligase, with protein sequence MANDAGKILDMIKDQEIEWVDLRFTDPKGKWQHLTMCAGVVDEDQLTDGFMFDGSSIAGWKAINESDMILKPDLDAVYVDPFSATPMLILVCDIVDPGTGELYARDPRSTAKRAEAYLKTTGIGDTVYVGPEAEFFMFDDVRFEDGYNTSYFKIDDIELPTNSGREYEGGNLAHRPRAKGGYFPVAPVDSAGDIRGEMVSTMLEMGLPMDKHHHEVAAAQHELGLTYGTLVETADRMQVYKYVVHQVAHAYGKTATFMPKPIAQDNGSGMHTHISIWNGGKPLFAGNGYAGLSETALFFIGGVIKHAKALNAFTNPTTNSYKRLVPGFEAPVLLAYSSRNRSASCRIPYGTGEKAKRVEFRFPDALANPYLCYAAIMMAGLDGIQNRIHPGDPMDKNLYDLPPQELVDVPTVCGSLREALVSLQNDRAFLTRGDVFSDDQIDAYIDLKWEEVLRWETTPSPVEYDMYYSS encoded by the coding sequence ATGGCGAACGACGCGGGCAAAATCCTGGACATGATCAAGGATCAGGAAATCGAATGGGTCGACCTTCGATTTACCGATCCCAAGGGGAAGTGGCAGCACCTCACCATGTGCGCGGGTGTGGTCGATGAGGATCAGCTGACCGACGGCTTCATGTTCGACGGCTCCTCCATCGCGGGATGGAAGGCGATCAACGAAAGCGACATGATCCTGAAGCCGGACCTCGACGCCGTCTATGTCGATCCGTTCAGCGCGACGCCGATGCTGATCCTCGTCTGCGACATCGTCGATCCGGGCACCGGCGAACTTTACGCCCGCGATCCGCGCTCGACCGCCAAGCGCGCCGAGGCTTACCTCAAGACCACCGGCATCGGCGACACCGTCTATGTCGGCCCGGAAGCCGAATTCTTCATGTTCGACGACGTGCGGTTCGAGGACGGCTACAACACCTCCTATTTCAAGATCGACGATATCGAGCTGCCGACCAATTCGGGCCGCGAATATGAAGGCGGCAACCTCGCCCATCGCCCGCGCGCCAAGGGCGGCTATTTCCCGGTCGCGCCGGTCGACAGCGCCGGCGACATTCGCGGCGAGATGGTCTCGACCATGCTCGAAATGGGCCTGCCCATGGACAAGCATCATCACGAAGTCGCCGCCGCGCAGCACGAGCTCGGCCTCACCTACGGCACGCTCGTCGAAACCGCCGACCGCATGCAGGTCTACAAATATGTCGTGCACCAGGTCGCCCACGCCTATGGCAAGACCGCGACCTTCATGCCCAAGCCCATCGCGCAGGATAACGGATCGGGCATGCACACCCACATTTCGATCTGGAACGGCGGCAAGCCGCTCTTCGCGGGCAATGGCTATGCGGGCCTTTCGGAAACCGCGCTCTTCTTCATCGGCGGCGTCATCAAGCACGCCAAGGCCCTCAACGCCTTCACCAACCCGACGACGAACAGCTACAAGCGCCTGGTCCCCGGCTTCGAGGCGCCGGTGCTGCTCGCTTACTCCTCGCGCAACCGCTCGGCCTCATGCCGCATTCCCTACGGCACGGGCGAGAAGGCGAAGCGCGTCGAATTTCGCTTCCCGGACGCGCTCGCCAACCCCTATCTCTGCTATGCGGCGATCATGATGGCGGGCCTCGACGGCATCCAGAACCGCATCCATCCGGGCGACCCGATGGACAAGAATCTCTACGATCTGCCGCCGCAGGAATTGGTGGACGTTCCGACCGTCTGCGGATCGCTCCGCGAGGCGCTCGTGTCCCTCCAGAACGACCGCGCCTTCCTCACCCGCGGCGACGTGTTCAGCGACGATCAGATCGACGCCTATATCGACCTCAAATGGGAAGAAGTGCTGCGCTGGGAAACCACGCCGAGCCCGGTCGAATACGACATGTATTATTCGAGCTGA
- a CDS encoding YozE family protein — protein sequence MSFRDYISNRQARGNPQGDFVRDAKLDPNLPDVESWAQLRAYLERNRACDGAIDAARSVWGSYVAKTRRSARSV from the coding sequence ATGTCTTTCCGTGATTACATCTCGAACAGACAGGCGAGGGGCAATCCTCAAGGCGACTTCGTTCGGGATGCTAAGCTCGATCCTAATCTGCCGGACGTAGAGAGTTGGGCCCAGCTTCGCGCCTATTTAGAGCGGAACCGCGCTTGTGATGGGGCCATCGATGCTGCTCGTTCGGTTTGGGGATCCTACGTAGCTAAAACAAGGCGATCCGCCAGAAGCGTGTAA
- the map gene encoding type I methionyl aminopeptidase, producing MNDILEIDDAVIGHSGQIKLHGPKGFEGMRAAGRLAAEILDELTKHVVPGITTQEIDDIVHRMTRDGGGYPATLGYRGYTKSCCTSINHVVCHGIPGDRALKDGDIVNIDVTPILDGWHGDTSRMYFVGDNVPIKAKRLVDVTYEAMMRGIAMAKPGNRLGDISHAIQSYAESFRYGVVHEFCGHGLGREFHSAPEVVHVGKPGTGPELKPGMFFTIEPMVNIGKAACKVLDDGWTAVTRDRSLSAQFEHSVGITEDGCEIFTKSPRGLDKPPYA from the coding sequence ATGAACGATATCCTGGAAATCGACGACGCCGTCATCGGCCATAGCGGCCAGATCAAGCTGCATGGGCCGAAGGGCTTCGAAGGCATGCGCGCGGCGGGGCGGCTCGCGGCGGAAATCCTGGACGAGCTCACCAAGCATGTCGTGCCCGGCATCACCACGCAGGAAATCGACGACATCGTCCATCGCATGACGCGCGACGGCGGCGGCTATCCCGCGACGCTCGGCTATCGCGGCTATACGAAGAGCTGCTGCACCTCGATCAACCATGTCGTCTGCCACGGCATTCCGGGCGACCGGGCGCTGAAAGACGGGGACATCGTCAATATCGACGTCACCCCGATCCTCGACGGTTGGCATGGCGATACCAGCCGCATGTATTTCGTCGGCGACAATGTCCCGATCAAAGCGAAGCGCCTCGTCGACGTAACCTATGAAGCGATGATGCGCGGCATCGCGATGGCGAAGCCCGGCAACCGCCTGGGCGACATCAGCCATGCCATCCAAAGCTACGCGGAAAGTTTCCGCTACGGCGTCGTCCACGAATTTTGCGGCCACGGCCTCGGCCGCGAATTCCACAGCGCGCCCGAAGTCGTCCATGTCGGCAAGCCCGGCACTGGGCCGGAATTGAAGCCCGGCATGTTCTTCACGATCGAACCGATGGTGAATATCGGCAAGGCGGCGTGCAAGGTGCTGGACGACGGCTGGACGGCGGTGACGCGCGACCGCTCGCTCTCCGCCCAGTTCGAACATTCGGTCGGCATCACCGAGGACGGCTGCGAAATCTTCACGAAAAGCCCGCGCGGCCTCGATAAACCGCCTTACGCCTGA
- a CDS encoding helix-turn-helix domain-containing protein, whose translation MDDPRLAQMHPDELRAAMRTLGYKTQNDLANAIGVSRSAVSLWLEGKVGVPRPVAMLLRMLIAAQRRVY comes from the coding sequence ATGGATGATCCCCGCCTCGCCCAGATGCACCCGGACGAGCTGCGCGCCGCCATGCGCACGCTTGGCTACAAGACGCAGAACGATCTCGCCAACGCGATCGGGGTCAGCCGCTCCGCCGTCAGCCTGTGGCTGGAGGGCAAGGTCGGCGTGCCGCGCCCGGTCGCCATGCTCCTGCGCATGCTGATCGCCGCCCAGCGCCGCGTCTACTGA
- a CDS encoding P-II family nitrogen regulator: MKKIEAIIKPFKLDEVKEALHDIGVSGMTVLEAKGFGRQKGHTELYRGAEYVVDFLPKVKLEVVVDDALADRVVEAIETAARTGRIGDGKIFVSHVEQAVRIRTGERGPDAI; encoded by the coding sequence GTGAAGAAGATCGAAGCGATCATCAAGCCGTTCAAGCTGGACGAGGTGAAGGAGGCGCTGCACGATATCGGCGTGTCCGGAATGACGGTGCTCGAAGCAAAGGGCTTCGGGCGCCAGAAAGGCCATACCGAGCTCTATCGCGGCGCCGAATATGTCGTGGATTTCCTGCCCAAGGTGAAGCTGGAGGTGGTCGTCGACGACGCTCTCGCCGACCGCGTGGTCGAGGCGATCGAGACTGCCGCCCGCACCGGCCGGATCGGCGACGGCAAGATCTTCGTCTCCCATGTCGAACAGGCGGTCCGCATCCGCACCGGGGAGCGCGGCCCGGACGCGATTTGA
- a CDS encoding DUF3800 domain-containing protein produces MHFFYLDESGCTGGDLQNNQQPIFVLGGISVKDQGWRETTDRFRSCLTEFFGGDLPDGFELHATDLVNGEGPFEQYDREQRAGLIHELLDLITDRKHPLHLVAIDKAKLGANLNADAHPVVDCSVPYLLGFNYLVTYIERYAKQVLGRTVRAMIILDQKDAYQARVDAITAYRRYDVPQARRLKWLVEFSYPVDSVRHPMIQLSDLVIFLARKFLEVDNGYREGWSPEAKNFFASCYAKIVTRIKWTTLLPPPGPEDRAIHRILNASVSTHRRNWRQRYNLEG; encoded by the coding sequence ATGCACTTTTTCTACCTCGACGAAAGCGGGTGTACCGGTGGAGATCTCCAGAACAACCAACAGCCGATATTCGTACTCGGCGGCATCTCCGTTAAAGATCAAGGATGGAGAGAAACGACTGATCGGTTCAGGAGCTGTTTGACGGAATTCTTCGGCGGAGACCTCCCCGACGGCTTCGAGCTTCACGCGACGGACTTGGTGAACGGCGAAGGCCCATTTGAACAGTATGACCGCGAGCAGCGGGCAGGTTTGATCCACGAGCTTTTAGATCTCATCACAGACCGGAAGCACCCGCTGCACCTTGTAGCGATAGATAAGGCAAAGCTGGGAGCGAACCTGAATGCTGATGCGCATCCGGTAGTAGATTGTTCAGTGCCATACCTGCTCGGCTTCAACTATCTCGTCACGTATATAGAACGATATGCCAAGCAGGTGCTGGGGCGAACCGTGCGAGCAATGATCATCCTGGATCAGAAGGATGCTTACCAAGCCCGCGTCGATGCGATCACCGCATATCGGCGCTATGACGTTCCACAGGCGCGTCGACTGAAGTGGCTCGTTGAGTTCAGCTATCCGGTGGATTCGGTCCGCCACCCCATGATCCAGCTTTCCGACTTGGTGATATTCCTCGCCAGGAAGTTTCTTGAGGTTGACAATGGCTACCGAGAAGGGTGGTCGCCGGAGGCCAAGAACTTCTTTGCGAGCTGTTACGCAAAGATTGTGACCCGGATTAAGTGGACCACCCTCCTGCCTCCTCCCGGACCTGAGGACCGGGCAATCCATCGAATCTTGAACGCCTCCGTATCAACTCACCGGCGAAACTGGCGGCAGCGCTACAACTTGGAAGGGTGA
- a CDS encoding cellulase family glycosylhydrolase yields the protein MTERWTPDAAHAWFNAQPWLVGCNFTPSYAINQLEMWQPDSFDLGAIEAELKLAASIGMNAVRVYLHDLLWIQDAPGFLDRVDAFLAKADEYGIRTMLVLFDSCWHPEPALGPQPAPREGVHNSGWVQSPGMPVLADPGAHGRLEDYVKGVVARFAKDERVLSWDIWNEPDNGPEVALCDPRQLKAKADLVVPLLVNAFLWAREMAPIQPLTSGIWLGDWSAPDLLSPIQQAQTGNSDVISFHNYGTAQDFVTRVKWLKAMGRPLMCTEFMARPAGSTFQEILPPAKEHGVGAFCWGLVRGKTQTHLPWDKWEPPAPVANDVWFHDIFDEHGNPHDPAEVEFLRLLNAIDDKMSA from the coding sequence ATGACTGAACGGTGGACTCCGGATGCGGCGCATGCATGGTTCAATGCGCAGCCTTGGCTCGTAGGATGCAATTTCACACCCTCCTACGCGATCAACCAGCTTGAAATGTGGCAGCCCGACAGCTTCGATCTGGGCGCGATCGAAGCGGAGCTGAAACTGGCCGCGTCGATCGGCATGAATGCGGTCCGCGTCTATCTCCATGATCTGTTGTGGATTCAGGATGCGCCGGGCTTCCTCGACCGCGTCGACGCCTTCCTCGCGAAGGCGGACGAATATGGCATCAGAACCATGCTCGTCCTGTTCGATTCCTGCTGGCATCCCGAACCCGCGCTCGGGCCCCAGCCCGCCCCGCGCGAAGGGGTGCACAATTCCGGTTGGGTGCAGTCGCCCGGCATGCCGGTATTGGCCGATCCCGGCGCACATGGACGGCTCGAAGATTATGTGAAAGGCGTAGTCGCCCGGTTCGCAAAGGACGAACGCGTCCTGTCCTGGGATATTTGGAACGAGCCGGACAATGGGCCTGAGGTCGCCTTGTGCGATCCGCGCCAGCTGAAGGCGAAGGCCGATCTCGTCGTGCCGCTGCTGGTGAACGCCTTCCTCTGGGCCCGAGAGATGGCCCCGATCCAGCCGCTTACCAGCGGCATCTGGCTCGGCGACTGGTCGGCACCGGATCTGCTGAGCCCGATCCAGCAGGCGCAGACCGGCAATTCCGACGTCATCTCCTTCCACAATTACGGCACCGCACAGGATTTCGTGACGCGCGTCAAATGGCTGAAGGCGATGGGCCGTCCGCTGATGTGCACCGAATTCATGGCGCGGCCCGCGGGCAGCACCTTCCAGGAAATCCTGCCGCCCGCCAAGGAGCATGGCGTCGGCGCCTTCTGCTGGGGCCTCGTGCGCGGCAAGACGCAGACTCACCTGCCCTGGGATAAATGGGAACCGCCCGCGCCTGTCGCGAACGACGTCTGGTTCCACGACATTTTC